A window of Candidatus Omnitrophota bacterium contains these coding sequences:
- the truB gene encoding tRNA pseudouridine(55) synthase TruB translates to MDGILVIDKPQGMTSHDVVDLVRKKFRVKKAGHAGTLDPMATGVLVLLIGKCTKLSGRFISDDKDYEGSLVLGATSDTLDAWGKITPGGRTADIEEEDVKKAFAGFMGEIEQLPPMYSAVKLQGKKLYELARKGIEVKREPRKVHIKRFDITRIELPKVNFSVTCSKGTYVRQLCADIGASLGSGAYLSELKRMRSGVFTIDKAVKMDELLGSGMGDLEKRLVNCAG, encoded by the coding sequence ATGGACGGTATACTGGTAATAGACAAACCTCAGGGGATGACGAGCCATGACGTCGTGGACCTCGTGCGGAAAAAATTCCGGGTTAAGAAGGCCGGCCACGCCGGGACGCTCGACCCGATGGCGACAGGCGTCCTCGTCCTGCTGATCGGGAAGTGCACGAAGTTATCGGGGCGTTTCATTTCCGACGACAAGGATTACGAGGGCTCGCTCGTCCTGGGCGCGACGTCGGATACACTCGACGCGTGGGGTAAAATAACTCCTGGCGGGAGAACGGCGGACATAGAAGAAGAGGACGTCAAGAAGGCCTTTGCCGGTTTTATGGGAGAGATCGAGCAGCTGCCGCCGATGTATTCGGCTGTGAAACTGCAGGGCAAGAAACTTTATGAACTTGCGCGAAAAGGAATAGAAGTGAAGCGTGAGCCGAGAAAGGTCCATATCAAGCGGTTCGATATAACCAGGATAGAACTTCCCAAGGTCAATTTTAGCGTCACGTGTTCCAAGGGGACGTATGTCCGGCAATTATGCGCGGATATCGGAGCATCTCTTGGCAGCGGCGCGTATCTTTCCGAGCTGAAGAGGATGAGGTCGGGCGTTTTTACGATAGATAAGGCCGTCAAGATGGACGAGCTGTTGGGTTCCGGGATGGGTGATCTGGAGAAGAGGCTCGTTAATTGCGCGGGTTGA
- a CDS encoding bifunctional oligoribonuclease/PAP phosphatase NrnA: MKKIIEAIKKHNKFLITAHVNLEGDSIGSQLAMKELLAGLGKNGTIVDSDPVPDHYKFLPKVGEISNDVENAPDFDAAIVVDCPTLKRTGRVKDMISKYGVIINIDHHISNEKFGTVNWVDANASSAGEMVYKLFKDARVKLTKETALCLYIAILTDTGSFNYDNTSKITHEIAGELLGYGLEPAQVSENVYERRSIADIKLLGMALSTLKVNKTGDVAYLEITNKMLRETGADTAKSEGFVNYARSIDKVKVAVIFKEDAGGRINVSFRSKGEIDVNKIASYFGGGGHVKASGCMIDENLESAEEKVLAKVEEELMKGKSKK, from the coding sequence ATGAAGAAGATAATAGAGGCGATAAAGAAGCATAACAAGTTCCTGATAACCGCTCACGTCAATCTCGAGGGCGATTCGATCGGCAGCCAGCTTGCCATGAAAGAGCTCCTGGCCGGCCTGGGCAAAAATGGGACAATAGTCGACAGCGATCCTGTGCCGGATCATTATAAATTCCTTCCCAAGGTCGGGGAGATATCGAATGATGTCGAGAACGCCCCTGATTTTGACGCGGCCATTGTCGTCGATTGCCCCACACTGAAAAGGACGGGCCGGGTCAAGGATATGATTTCCAAATACGGGGTAATTATAAATATAGACCACCACATCTCCAATGAGAAATTTGGAACGGTAAACTGGGTCGATGCGAACGCCAGTTCCGCCGGAGAGATGGTATACAAGCTTTTCAAGGACGCAAGGGTGAAGCTGACGAAAGAAACGGCGTTGTGCCTTTACATAGCGATATTGACCGATACGGGCTCATTTAATTACGACAACACCTCGAAGATCACGCATGAGATAGCGGGCGAGCTGCTCGGGTATGGGCTCGAGCCGGCGCAGGTTTCGGAGAATGTATACGAGCGCCGCTCCATCGCGGACATAAAACTTCTCGGCATGGCCCTGTCGACGCTCAAAGTGAACAAAACGGGGGACGTGGCGTATCTCGAGATAACGAATAAGATGCTGCGTGAGACCGGTGCCGATACGGCGAAATCCGAAGGGTTCGTGAACTACGCCAGGTCTATCGACAAGGTGAAAGTCGCGGTGATATTCAAGGAAGACGCGGGCGGCAGGATCAATGTGAGTTTCAGGTCGAAAGGCGAAATCGACGTCAACAAGATCGCCTCTTATTTCGGCGGCGGCGGCCATGTCAAAGCGTCGGGATGCATGATAGACGAGAACCTCGAAAGCGCCGAGGAGAAAGTATTGGCGAAGGTGGAAGAGGAACTAATGAAAGGTAAAAGTAAAAAGTAA
- the rbfA gene encoding 30S ribosome-binding factor RbfA produces MSTQRPGRVQEAIRQEISKILQSEIRDPRIGFLTVTKVELTKDLRYARVYFSVLGESKDRHLALKGLNNAKGYIKGLLSEKIKLRFMPQIEFKIDESLGRAQEIYDILDKIKREKTNEEDNRGDKEA; encoded by the coding sequence ATGAGCACACAAAGGCCCGGAAGGGTGCAGGAAGCTATAAGACAGGAGATATCCAAGATCCTGCAGTCCGAGATAAGGGACCCAAGGATAGGTTTCCTGACGGTCACAAAAGTCGAATTGACCAAAGACCTTCGTTACGCCCGCGTATATTTCAGCGTTTTAGGTGAGTCAAAAGACAGGCATCTGGCGCTTAAAGGCCTTAACAACGCTAAAGGATATATTAAAGGATTGCTTTCGGAAAAGATAAAACTGCGATTCATGCCGCAAATAGAATTCAAGATAGATGAATCGCTTGGGCGCGCGCAGGAGATATACGATATATTGGATAAAATCAAAAGGGAGAAAACCAATGAAGAAGATAATAGAGGCGATAAAGAAGCATAA
- a CDS encoding CBS domain-containing protein, whose amino-acid sequence MDLITTHMNADFDALGSLVAAKRLYPDARLLLPGSQERSVREFLSLAKEQIVVESEKECSLDDVDRLVLVDTRHKSRIGIAASLLDKGVEVHVFDHHPRMKGDIVADKDISEEVGATVTMLADMLKRRGVRLSPLEATIMLLGIYEETGSLTYRITTKLDVDMVSFLLSQGASLSVVSSYLNRELSEGELSMLTKLISGTKRIVAKGVNVSLIELDSESYAGELGMIMHKLMEIENIPVLFVLVNSPRRRVDIIARSSLQAVDVNKIMAHFGGGGHPGAASAKIRDTDIGAVRDKLMKVLKDNIKVRSYAKDVMSKEVKALSVNDSIDTARKALSDTKLGGMPVMDNGKVVGIITPDCLNKADKGGLGHSRVKGYMSRNIVSVKPGTPLHAVRKIVSEHDIGVIPVMSNKRVVGVINRTDILRNIHDSLFLKPHAVKKQVVVNMSKKMSALLPGEIMTLLGKIGRKANSLGYGAFCVGGLVRDLMLGVKNLDLDIVVEGAAIELGRVLARDLKASLVAHRRFGTCSVITKGRLKIDLATARKEVYERPAALPTVEFSSLKNDLVRRDFTINAMAISLNKASFGRLVDFFSGEADLARGRIRVMHDGSFIDDPTRIFRAVRFEQRFGFIIDSHTEDLIKHAISLEMFDKVEPQRIRDEVVLILKEEEPFKALRRMAELDELRFLHPGIRWDRRIINLYRSIEKTCRWYDRAIFKKRNIDKWIIYLMALIEEISYKDVAAMCGRFVFRRGDTIRILSYKESADKVSKALMPANAVQSSTVYNLLEPLSFEVILLIMARSGSKKARSRIEDFFRKYNGTKIRIKGDDLKSMGMKPCPDFKLILDKVLDARINGLLKTKKDELAYAGRLVKRRCV is encoded by the coding sequence ATGGATCTGATCACCACACATATGAACGCTGATTTCGACGCGCTGGGGTCGCTCGTCGCGGCGAAGAGGCTCTATCCTGACGCGCGGCTCCTCCTGCCCGGATCGCAGGAAAGATCCGTAAGGGAATTCCTCTCGCTGGCCAAAGAGCAGATAGTGGTGGAGTCAGAGAAAGAGTGCTCCCTCGATGATGTCGACAGGCTCGTCCTCGTCGATACGCGCCACAAGTCGAGGATAGGCATAGCGGCGAGCCTGCTGGATAAAGGCGTCGAGGTCCACGTTTTTGACCACCATCCCAGGATGAAAGGCGATATAGTCGCGGACAAAGACATATCCGAGGAGGTCGGCGCAACGGTCACTATGCTAGCCGATATGCTGAAGAGGAGAGGCGTCAGGCTGTCGCCTCTGGAAGCGACCATAATGCTCCTCGGAATATATGAAGAGACAGGATCCCTTACTTACAGGATAACGACCAAACTCGACGTCGATATGGTTAGCTTTCTGCTGTCCCAGGGCGCCAGCTTATCTGTGGTCTCCAGCTATCTCAACAGGGAGCTGTCCGAGGGCGAGCTTTCGATGTTGACAAAATTGATCAGTGGGACGAAAAGGATAGTGGCCAAAGGCGTAAATGTCTCGCTTATCGAGCTCGACAGCGAAAGTTACGCAGGCGAGCTCGGCATGATCATGCATAAGCTGATGGAGATAGAGAACATCCCTGTGCTGTTCGTATTGGTTAACAGCCCGAGAAGAAGAGTGGATATCATAGCGCGCAGTTCCCTGCAGGCAGTAGATGTAAATAAGATAATGGCCCATTTCGGCGGAGGGGGCCATCCGGGCGCCGCGAGCGCCAAGATACGCGATACCGACATAGGCGCAGTAAGGGACAAGCTTATGAAAGTATTGAAAGATAATATAAAAGTCAGGAGCTACGCTAAGGATGTGATGTCAAAAGAAGTAAAGGCCCTTTCCGTAAATGACAGCATAGATACTGCAAGGAAAGCGCTTTCAGATACAAAGCTCGGCGGGATGCCGGTCATGGACAACGGCAAGGTGGTCGGTATAATAACGCCGGACTGCCTGAATAAGGCGGATAAGGGCGGCCTCGGCCATTCCCGCGTAAAAGGTTACATGTCGAGGAATATAGTGAGCGTAAAACCGGGCACTCCCCTGCATGCCGTCAGGAAGATAGTATCGGAGCATGATATCGGGGTCATTCCCGTGATGAGCAATAAGCGCGTGGTGGGAGTTATAAACAGGACCGATATCCTGAGGAATATACACGACAGCCTTTTTCTTAAGCCGCACGCAGTGAAAAAACAGGTAGTCGTGAATATGTCTAAGAAGATGAGCGCGCTCCTTCCCGGGGAGATAATGACGCTCCTGGGGAAGATAGGCAGGAAAGCGAATTCGTTGGGCTACGGCGCTTTTTGCGTAGGCGGGCTCGTGAGGGACCTGATGCTGGGGGTCAAGAACCTGGACCTCGATATAGTAGTTGAAGGCGCGGCGATAGAATTGGGGCGCGTCCTCGCGCGCGACCTCAAGGCTTCGCTTGTGGCGCACAGGAGGTTCGGGACATGTTCCGTCATTACGAAGGGCAGGTTGAAGATAGATCTTGCCACTGCGAGGAAAGAGGTCTATGAACGGCCCGCGGCCCTTCCCACTGTGGAATTCAGCTCCCTGAAGAACGATCTTGTGCGCAGAGATTTCACGATAAACGCGATGGCAATAAGCCTGAATAAGGCGAGCTTCGGCCGGCTGGTCGACTTTTTTAGCGGCGAGGCAGACCTGGCGCGCGGACGCATAAGGGTTATGCACGACGGGAGTTTCATAGACGACCCGACCAGGATATTCAGGGCCGTCCGTTTTGAGCAGAGATTCGGTTTCATAATAGATTCCCATACCGAGGACCTCATAAAACACGCCATCAGCCTCGAGATGTTTGATAAGGTCGAACCTCAGAGGATACGGGACGAGGTCGTGCTGATCCTTAAAGAAGAAGAGCCTTTCAAGGCGTTGAGGAGAATGGCGGAGCTCGACGAATTGCGGTTCCTTCACCCGGGCATAAGATGGGACAGGCGCATCATTAATTTATACAGGTCGATAGAGAAGACCTGCCGCTGGTATGACAGGGCTATCTTCAAAAAGAGGAATATAGATAAATGGATAATTTATCTCATGGCCCTCATTGAGGAGATAAGCTATAAAGACGTTGCGGCAATGTGCGGCAGGTTTGTCTTCAGGAGAGGCGATACCATAAGGATACTTTCATATAAAGAATCGGCGGATAAGGTGAGTAAAGCCCTGATGCCGGCGAACGCGGTCCAGTCGAGCACGGTATATAACCTGCTGGAACCGCTTTCTTTTGAGGTGATATTGTTGATTATGGCGAGGTCCGGCTCAAAGAAGGCCAGGTCGCGGATCGAAGATTTTTTCCGGAAGTACAATGGGACCAAGATAAGGATCAAGGGCGACGATCTGAAATCGATGGGAATGAAGCCGTGCCCTGATTTCAAGCTGATCCTGGATAAGGTCCTGGACGCCAGGATAAACGGCCTGTTGAAAACTAAAAAAGATGAACTGGCATATGCGGGCAGGCTGGTAAAAAGAAGATGCGTGTAA